The DNA segment TTTATATCTACAAAGATTATATTAAACCCAGTATAGATGCCTTCACGAAAGGAATGAATGAGTGTTTTATTCCACTTGGAATTTGGTTAAAAAATAATACTGAGAAAAATGTAGTGGTGATGACGCCCGATATAGGTGCCATCGGTTATTATTCCGAACGAAAAATTTGCGATGCTGCAGGACTTGTATCGAATGCAATTCTCAGTCATAAAAGAAGTGGTTTTACTTATCAAGATATTATTGATAAAAAATTATACAATGATGTTTGTAATGCTGACTATGTTATTCATCGCTCAAATTATTTTAACGATATAAATGATTCACAATTACTACCCATCTTTCATAAAAAAATTGAAGGGCTTGGATTAGAAGATATGCGAATAGTTTATTATACACTTTATAAAGTAAACAAAAAGAATGAAAGGGAGTAATATGGAAAAGCTAAATATCGGAGTAATCGGAGTTGGGCATTTAGGTGCGTTGCATACGAAGATGTTTACAACTATCGAATCGGCGAATGTTGTCGGCGTTTACGATCAAAACTTTGAAAGAAGTAAGAAAATTGCCGACGAGTTTCAGACAAAATCATTTGAAGAAATCGATGAATTGCTTAATTCTGTTGATGCAGTGAGCATCGCGGTTTCAACAAAGTCGCATTTCGATATAGCAGCAAAAGCTCTTACTGCCGGCAAACATATTTTTATAGAAAAACCGATTACCGAAAACTCGCAGCAAGCTGAAAAATTAATTCAAATTGCCAAACCGAAAAAACTAAAAATTCAGGTCGGACATATCGAACGGTTTAATTCAGCACTATTAGCAATCGACCATATCCAAATAAATCCATTGTTCATCGAGTCACACCGCTTGGCTCAATTCAATCCGCGCGGCGCCGACGTTGCGGTAGTTCACGATTTGATGATTCACGATATTGATATCATTTTGAGTTTAGTAAAATCACCCGTCGAAAATATTTGGGCAAACGGCGTGGCTGTTGTAACCGATACAATTGATATTGCAAATGCACGCTTGCAATTCCAAAATGGGTGCGTTGCAAACGTAACAGCAAGCCGCATCTCAAAATCGAGAATGAGGAAGATGCGTTTTTTTCAAAAAGATGCCTATATTTCGTTAGATTTCATCGAGGGGACATCCGAAGTATTCCGGTTAGTTGATCCAAGCGATGCAAATGTTCAATCAACTATGATGCTTGGGATGATAGAGGCGGCAAATTCAAGCAAAAAAATAATTTATGACCGCCCTGCACGAAAAGAAATCAATGCCTTGAAATACGAATTAGAATTATTTATAGATGCTGTTCAAAACGATAAAACTCCGCAAGTAACAGCCGAAGATGGTTTGCGGGCACTTGAAGTAGCACAAACAATAGTTGAAAAAATCAGCAACCAACAACCATTCTTCAAACTGACTGATTAAATCGAATGAGTATCAAAACTACGCACATTGAAATACATAACGATATCATAAAGCGAATAGGAAAAATCGCCGATGATAACAAAATAGAAGCTTATGTTGTAGGCGGATATGTCCGCGATAAGCTGTTGAGTATTGAAGTTAAAGATGTTGATATTATGGTATTAGGCGATGGAATTGCATTTGCAAAAAAAGTAGCCAAAGAATTCGGAAATATTAAAGTAGTTAAGTACGAAAAATTCGGTACCGCGATGCTTCCTATTGAAGATGCGAAAGTCGAGTTTGTAACTGCCCGCGAAGAAACTTATGAACCCGATTCTCGCAAACCTATAGTTAAGAAAAGTTCACTTGAAGCCGATTTATCGCGCCGCGATTTTACTATCAACGCAATGGCTGCATCACTCAACGGTGTTGATTTTGGAAAAATAATTGATCCTTACAACGGGGAAGACGATTTAAAAGCCGGTCTCATCAGAACTCCACTCGACCCCGAAAAAACATTCGAAGACGATCCGCTTCGGATTTTGAGAGCAATACGCTTTGCATCGAAGCTGCAGTTTCAAATATACGACGAAACTTTCAAGGCGATTATAAAGATGAAAGACCGCCTCTCGATTATTTCTCAGGAAAGGATCACTGATGAGTTTTTTAAAATTCTTGTTTCCCAAAAACCATCCGTCGGATTATTCTTGCTGCAGGAAACCGGCATCACAAAAATTATTTTTCCGGAAATGAACGATATGGCAGGTGTTGACCAGAGGCATGATTACCACCATAAAGATGTGCTTCGTCATACCTTAAAAGTTGTAGATTCAATCTCTGAAGCTACTGAAAATGTTTGGCTGAGGTTTACAGCTCTTGTTCACGATATTGCAAAACCCCGGACGAAGGCTTTCAAGCCAGGAATCGGCTGGACTTTCCACGGACACGAAGAGATTGGGGCGCGGATGATGAAATCAATTTTCCGGCGAATGCGTCTGCCGATGGACAAACTTCCGTATGTCGAAAAGCTGGTGCGGCTGCATTTACGTCCGATGGTTCTCATTTCCGAAGAAGTAACCGATTCAGCAATTCGTCGTGTTTTGTTTGAAGCCGGCGATTTGATTGACGATTTGATGACACTTTGCCGAGCTGATATTACCTCGCAAAATCCTCAAAAAGTAAATCGATATTTGAGGAATTATGAAGTTGTAATGGAAAAAATGAAAGAGGTTGAAGAAAAAGACCGTCTTCGTAACTGGCAGCCACCTGTGCGTGGCGAGGAAATTATGCACGTATGCGGATTGCCACCGGGTAAAACAGTCGGTATCTTGAAAAAAGAAATCGAGGATGCTATTTTGAACGGTTTGATTCCCAATGAACACGATGCTGCTCTCGAATATCTGTTGTCAGTCAAAGAAAAAATTTTAGCCAAAATTGAAAATTAATGACTGAAGTTACGCAGAATTGACTTTTTGTCATGTTGAGCGAAGCGAAACATCTAAAAATGACTCTTTTGCGTAACTTCAGTTAATGAAACTTTATTATTTAATAAACGTCAAATATGTAAATTTTTAATAAAATTATGGAGAATTATTGAATGCTCATTAGAAAATTATCAGCTCTTTTAGCTATCTTAACTGCTTTTTCGTTTGGTCAAACTTCTAAAAATGTAATAAATCTGGATAAAGCAATCGAAATGGCGCTTCAACGGAATATCACAGTCCTTCAATCTAAAAACAATGTCGAGTCGCAGCAAAGTACATATCAATCGGCAATTGGTGGCTTGCTTCCCAACTTGAATGCAAGCGGGTCGTTCAACCGAACACAGAGTTGGCAGGAAGTAACGGGTTTGTTGGGTGATCAAACTCTTTTTTCTGCGAGGAATTTATACTCAAGCGGAATATCGAGTAATGTAACGTTGTTTAATGGCTTTGCAAATATTGCAAATGTCAATCGTTCAAATTCAAATATCAGGTCATCAGAATATTCATTCGAAAGGGTGAAGCAAAGTATTATTTACCAAACACACCAATTGTTTCTGAATGTGGTTCGCACACATCAATTGTTGAAAGTAAACGAAGAAAATTTAAAAAGAAGCAACCGACAATTAGAACGAATCGAAGAAATGAATCGTGTAGGTGCTGTTTCCTTAGCCGATGTTTACCGTCAGCGGGTAACAACCGGGAACGACGAACTCGCATTCATTAACGCACAAAATAATTTTGAAAAAGCTAAAGCCGATTTAGCATTGTTTTTATCGATTGACACACCACACGAATTTGATGTTGCGGGAGTTTCAATCGAAGTAGATACTTCCGAGTTTGCTTTGGTAATCGAAAAATATCGGGATAAAGCTGCGTTAGCTAAAATAGCTATTGAGTCGCGTCCCGATTATCAATCTACCACACAGAATGTACGCTCAGCCCAATCTTCATTAACGATTGCACGCTCGGGGTTATATCCTATCGTAAGTGCAAATGCTTCATACGGTTTATCAGATAACGAGTTAGCAAATATTTCGGATAACCGTTCGCTTTCGACAGGAGTTACATTATCGCTTCCAATTTTCAGCGGATTCCAAACAAAGAATGCAATCGAACAGGCAATAATTACTCAACGTAACGCTGACGATCTGTTAAAGCAGAACGAACGGCAGATATCAGTCGATATTCAAAAAGCACAACTTGATATCGAAGCGGCACAAAAGCAGGTTAAGGTTACGCAGGCAAGCGTTTTCTCTGCTGAAATGGATCGCAAAATAGCTGAAGAAAAATATAATTTAGGCGCCGGAACTTTATTGGATTTGTTGATAGCAAGTGCAAATTATATTAATGCGCAAAGTAATCAAGTTAATGCAGCAATCTCGTATTTGCTTTCGAAGAAACAAATGGAATATGCGCTAGGCACAATTTCAAATTAAATAAAAAGGTTTTTCAAAATGTCAAACAATAAAAAAAGTAAGAAGAATAAAATAATAATCTTTTCCATTTTA comes from the Bacteroidota bacterium genome and includes:
- a CDS encoding Gfo/Idh/MocA family oxidoreductase produces the protein MEKLNIGVIGVGHLGALHTKMFTTIESANVVGVYDQNFERSKKIADEFQTKSFEEIDELLNSVDAVSIAVSTKSHFDIAAKALTAGKHIFIEKPITENSQQAEKLIQIAKPKKLKIQVGHIERFNSALLAIDHIQINPLFIESHRLAQFNPRGADVAVVHDLMIHDIDIILSLVKSPVENIWANGVAVVTDTIDIANARLQFQNGCVANVTASRISKSRMRKMRFFQKDAYISLDFIEGTSEVFRLVDPSDANVQSTMMLGMIEAANSSKKIIYDRPARKEINALKYELELFIDAVQNDKTPQVTAEDGLRALEVAQTIVEKISNQQPFFKLTD
- a CDS encoding HD domain-containing protein; protein product: MSIKTTHIEIHNDIIKRIGKIADDNKIEAYVVGGYVRDKLLSIEVKDVDIMVLGDGIAFAKKVAKEFGNIKVVKYEKFGTAMLPIEDAKVEFVTAREETYEPDSRKPIVKKSSLEADLSRRDFTINAMAASLNGVDFGKIIDPYNGEDDLKAGLIRTPLDPEKTFEDDPLRILRAIRFASKLQFQIYDETFKAIIKMKDRLSIISQERITDEFFKILVSQKPSVGLFLLQETGITKIIFPEMNDMAGVDQRHDYHHKDVLRHTLKVVDSISEATENVWLRFTALVHDIAKPRTKAFKPGIGWTFHGHEEIGARMMKSIFRRMRLPMDKLPYVEKLVRLHLRPMVLISEEVTDSAIRRVLFEAGDLIDDLMTLCRADITSQNPQKVNRYLRNYEVVMEKMKEVEEKDRLRNWQPPVRGEEIMHVCGLPPGKTVGILKKEIEDAILNGLIPNEHDAALEYLLSVKEKILAKIEN
- a CDS encoding TolC family protein produces the protein MLIRKLSALLAILTAFSFGQTSKNVINLDKAIEMALQRNITVLQSKNNVESQQSTYQSAIGGLLPNLNASGSFNRTQSWQEVTGLLGDQTLFSARNLYSSGISSNVTLFNGFANIANVNRSNSNIRSSEYSFERVKQSIIYQTHQLFLNVVRTHQLLKVNEENLKRSNRQLERIEEMNRVGAVSLADVYRQRVTTGNDELAFINAQNNFEKAKADLALFLSIDTPHEFDVAGVSIEVDTSEFALVIEKYRDKAALAKIAIESRPDYQSTTQNVRSAQSSLTIARSGLYPIVSANASYGLSDNELANISDNRSLSTGVTLSLPIFSGFQTKNAIEQAIITQRNADDLLKQNERQISVDIQKAQLDIEAAQKQVKVTQASVFSAEMDRKIAEEKYNLGAGTLLDLLIASANYINAQSNQVNAAISYLLSKKQMEYALGTISN